The Desulfohalovibrio reitneri genome contains a region encoding:
- a CDS encoding sigma-54-dependent transcriptional regulator: protein MSDRILIVDDERDFARGLARLVSSEFPDAETDAVFSGEEALAELGRGGVRAMLTDLRMPAMNGLSLLKRALRDHPSLSAVVLTAHGTIETAVEALKLGATDFLTKPVEPQQLFRAVRLALERSRLMAENERLRGLVEGTEGKLLGESPAMESLRSAIAAVAQSDYTVLVQGESGSGKEMAARLVHDLSPRAEKPFRSVNCPAIPEHLQESELFGHVKGAFTGADRDRRGMIAAAAGGTLHLDEIGDISPTMQTKLLRFLEEREVRPVGSSETIRVDTRVVASTNQDLAALVADRSFREDLYYRLNVLTLRVPPLRERKEDVPLLAGAFLSRACRELGSGEKVLSPDAVGELSRRDWPGNVRELQNFMRRLAVFSPGEEVDVTAVRLADGGHAPGVPDGTSAAPLPFKDAKARLVDEFTQGYMRELMERTKGNVSQAARESGLSRVALQNTLARIGLDPERFRG from the coding sequence ATGAGCGACCGCATCCTCATCGTTGACGATGAGCGTGACTTCGCCCGGGGGCTGGCACGGCTGGTCTCCTCGGAGTTTCCCGATGCCGAAACCGACGCGGTCTTCTCCGGGGAGGAGGCCCTGGCCGAACTGGGCCGGGGAGGCGTACGGGCCATGCTCACCGACCTGCGCATGCCGGCCATGAACGGCCTCAGCCTTCTCAAGCGCGCCCTGCGGGACCACCCCTCCCTGTCCGCGGTGGTGCTCACCGCCCACGGCACCATCGAGACCGCCGTGGAGGCGCTGAAGCTGGGGGCCACGGATTTTCTGACCAAGCCGGTGGAGCCGCAGCAGCTCTTCCGGGCGGTTCGGCTGGCCCTGGAGCGCTCCCGCCTCATGGCGGAGAACGAGCGGCTTCGCGGCCTGGTGGAGGGCACCGAGGGCAAGCTTCTGGGCGAAAGCCCGGCCATGGAGTCGCTGCGCTCGGCCATCGCGGCCGTGGCCCAGTCCGACTACACCGTGCTGGTGCAGGGCGAATCCGGCAGCGGCAAGGAGATGGCCGCGCGGCTGGTGCACGACTTAAGTCCCCGCGCGGAGAAGCCCTTCCGCTCGGTGAACTGCCCGGCCATTCCGGAACACTTGCAGGAGTCGGAGTTGTTCGGCCACGTGAAAGGGGCCTTCACCGGCGCGGACCGCGACCGGCGCGGCATGATCGCGGCCGCGGCCGGGGGCACCCTGCACCTGGACGAGATCGGCGACATCTCCCCCACCATGCAGACCAAGCTGCTGCGCTTTCTGGAGGAGCGGGAGGTGCGGCCGGTGGGCTCCTCCGAGACCATCCGGGTGGACACCCGCGTGGTGGCCTCCACAAACCAGGACCTGGCCGCCCTGGTGGCGGACCGCTCCTTCCGCGAGGACCTCTACTACCGCCTCAACGTGCTCACCCTGCGGGTGCCGCCCCTGCGCGAGCGCAAGGAGGACGTGCCCCTGCTGGCCGGAGCCTTCCTGAGCCGCGCCTGCCGGGAGTTGGGCTCCGGAGAGAAGGTGCTTTCGCCCGACGCGGTGGGCGAACTGAGCCGCCGCGACTGGCCCGGAAACGTGCGCGAGCTGCAGAACTTCATGCGGCGGCTGGCCGTATTCAGCCCCGGCGAGGAAGTGGACGTGACCGCCGTGCGCCTGGCGGACGGCGGTCACGCCCCCGGAGTCCCGGACGGCACCTCGGCCGCCCCCCTGCCCTTCAAGGACGCCAAGGCGCGGCTGGTGGATGAATTCACCCAAGGGTACATGCGCGAACTCATGGAGCGCACCAAGGGCAACGTCAGCCAGGCGGCCCGCGAG